In Mesotoga infera, one genomic interval encodes:
- a CDS encoding sugar phosphate isomerase/epimerase → MKPQNYVLINQEIEKRFVQEKKRRPERFRRRLSLSWSIWMFGTEPIEDSLERLQRNGLEYVEIKGDTSVPKEKMKRALERCGIRVSGACGMFSPERDLSSASIDSQENAIDYVRRVSRYVADLDGVYMIIVPGAVGRPEAVDNLEIERSAEALKRCASYFENTGVKPAIEPIRSAEVSLVHTIDEALMYLEKVDEPLINSLNGDIYHMLNGERNVGEAILKCGERLVNLHIADSNRDAPGKGQIDIDTAIMAAYLTGMNIEGRFITFEPLGPYPDPYVLSTGPCNVAVMDRLVKDSVEYFREREEIVRSL, encoded by the coding sequence ATGAAACCACAGAACTATGTCTTGATCAATCAGGAGATTGAGAAGAGGTTCGTCCAGGAAAAGAAGAGAAGACCCGAGAGATTTAGACGCAGGCTTTCTCTTTCATGGAGTATCTGGATGTTTGGAACCGAGCCTATCGAAGACTCTCTCGAAAGGCTTCAGAGAAATGGTCTTGAGTATGTTGAGATAAAGGGCGACACATCGGTTCCAAAGGAGAAAATGAAACGAGCCCTTGAGCGCTGCGGAATAAGGGTCTCCGGAGCCTGCGGCATGTTTTCGCCCGAAAGGGACCTCTCGAGCGCTTCAATAGACTCGCAAGAGAATGCAATCGATTACGTTCGTCGGGTTTCTCGCTACGTTGCCGACCTCGATGGGGTATACATGATCATAGTTCCTGGAGCGGTGGGAAGGCCCGAAGCAGTTGACAACCTCGAGATTGAAAGAAGTGCCGAAGCTTTGAAGCGATGTGCCAGCTATTTCGAGAATACCGGAGTGAAACCTGCAATAGAACCGATTAGGTCGGCAGAAGTAAGTCTGGTTCACACGATCGATGAAGCTCTGATGTATTTGGAGAAAGTTGATGAACCCTTGATAAACTCACTGAATGGTGACATATACCATATGCTGAACGGAGAAAGAAACGTCGGTGAAGCTATTCTAAAGTGCGGTGAGAGACTGGTGAATCTTCATATTGCCGACAGCAACAGAGATGCGCCCGGAAAAGGCCAGATAGATATTGATACTGCGATTATGGCAGCCTATCTCACCGGTATGAATATAGAAGGAAGATTCATCACATTTGAGCCCCTCGGCCCCTATCCCGACCCGTATGTTCTCTCGACGGGTCCGTGTAATGTCGCAGTTATGGATCGGCTCGTCAAAGATTCAGTTGAATACTTCAGAGAGCGTGAGGAAATAGTCCGCTCACTGTAA
- a CDS encoding ABC transporter permease, translated as MSKDDTNVQKRRILSRKRSSILKSQWFYLLIAEVTIAIITGLVNPRFFTTSNVMNILEQIAVLGIVSSGMTLLIISGEIDISVGANIGLSSVVMAMMIKGGYGYLLAVLVGIALAVFNSLLVGITARAFKAPSFITSLAFISVFQGVALAITKGSFQTIYGQFEFIGTFRLWQIVPLSFLISIAAYIVMHFMLSYTKLGRRTYAVGSNPSAAFLSGISVNKAKLTAFALNGLFIGVASMVLLSRIGAAQPSTGSGTELKAIGAVVIGGTPLAGGKGRIIGTFFGVLLMGIISNSLNMLRVNPYFQTVTFGVLIIASLAVSVLSSYKKKEKIKPQSVREENS; from the coding sequence ATGAGTAAGGATGACACGAATGTGCAGAAAAGAAGAATTCTTTCGAGAAAGAGGAGCTCGATTCTAAAGAGCCAGTGGTTCTATCTGCTCATTGCAGAAGTAACAATAGCCATAATTACAGGCCTGGTAAACCCAAGATTCTTCACAACAAGCAATGTGATGAATATTCTTGAACAGATAGCCGTTCTGGGCATCGTATCTTCGGGGATGACCTTGCTGATAATTTCCGGCGAGATAGACATCTCAGTCGGAGCGAATATTGGTCTTTCTTCTGTCGTTATGGCAATGATGATCAAAGGGGGGTACGGCTATCTTCTCGCAGTCCTTGTTGGAATAGCGCTGGCCGTTTTCAATAGCCTATTAGTTGGAATAACTGCGAGAGCGTTCAAGGCTCCCTCATTCATTACTTCACTGGCCTTCATCAGCGTCTTTCAAGGAGTTGCGCTTGCGATAACAAAGGGCTCTTTTCAAACAATATACGGTCAGTTTGAGTTTATTGGCACTTTCAGGCTCTGGCAAATCGTGCCGTTGAGCTTTCTGATCAGCATCGCCGCGTACATTGTGATGCACTTCATGCTGTCGTATACGAAGCTTGGGAGACGAACATATGCAGTCGGAAGCAATCCATCGGCGGCCTTCCTTTCGGGTATCTCCGTCAACAAAGCTAAGCTTACTGCCTTTGCGCTTAACGGGTTGTTTATAGGTGTTGCATCAATGGTATTGCTCTCAAGAATAGGAGCCGCCCAACCTTCGACGGGCAGTGGAACCGAGCTGAAGGCGATCGGAGCCGTAGTTATTGGAGGCACTCCTCTTGCGGGAGGAAAGGGGCGGATAATCGGCACCTTCTTTGGTGTTTTGCTGATGGGTATAATATCGAATTCACTCAATATGCTTAGGGTTAACCCTTACTTCCAGACAGTAACCTTCGGTGTGCTGATAATAGCTTCCCTTGCAGTGAGTGTTCTGAGTTCCTACAAAAAGAAAGAGAAGATAAAGCCTCAATCAGTAAGGGAGGAGAACTCATGA